One window of Chloroflexus aggregans DSM 9485 genomic DNA carries:
- a CDS encoding ABC transporter permease: MDQLWIDLAAVLAAAAPLVIAAMGETISERAGVINLSLDGTMLLAAMTGFAVALTTNNLLLGFAAAALVGAVVAAVLGLFSLTLGQSQTAVGFVLALLCTDLSSFLGAPFVRLPGPTVPFSPIPGLADLPVLGTVFFQHDPVIYASFLIVPLTAYVLYYTRLGLIVRALGERPATAYARGVDVTRWRYAMLIIGGALVGIAGAAFSLDLKQGWSYRHTFGSGWIVLAIVIFGGWRPLRVALGCYLFAALEIFATRSQSALPDIPTQIVQVAPFVLMIFVLALVNLASSPAAMRWVATLPQLWQRPLLGAINRLRATAPAALGQPFERP, translated from the coding sequence GAACGAGCCGGTGTGATTAATCTCTCGCTCGATGGGACGATGCTGCTGGCGGCAATGACCGGTTTTGCCGTTGCATTGACGACGAACAATCTACTGCTCGGATTTGCTGCCGCAGCACTGGTCGGTGCGGTGGTGGCCGCAGTGCTTGGGCTGTTTAGTTTGACTCTTGGTCAATCGCAGACCGCTGTGGGCTTTGTGTTGGCCCTGCTTTGCACCGATCTCTCATCGTTTCTAGGGGCGCCGTTTGTGCGGCTGCCCGGTCCCACCGTGCCCTTTTCTCCGATCCCTGGTTTGGCCGATTTGCCGGTATTGGGGACCGTCTTCTTCCAACACGATCCGGTGATCTATGCCAGTTTTCTCATTGTTCCGCTTACTGCTTATGTTCTTTACTATACCCGACTCGGTCTCATTGTGCGGGCGTTGGGTGAACGCCCGGCAACCGCGTATGCGCGCGGTGTTGATGTCACCCGCTGGCGCTATGCAATGCTGATCATCGGTGGTGCATTAGTTGGTATCGCCGGAGCCGCATTTTCGCTCGATTTGAAGCAAGGCTGGAGCTATCGCCACACCTTTGGTTCGGGCTGGATCGTGTTGGCGATTGTCATTTTTGGCGGTTGGCGACCGTTACGAGTAGCGCTGGGTTGCTACCTTTTTGCGGCACTTGAAATCTTCGCCACCCGTTCGCAGAGTGCTCTCCCCGATATTCCTACTCAGATCGTGCAAGTTGCTCCATTTGTGCTGATGATCTTCGTGCTGGCCTTGGTCAATCTGGCCTCATCACCGGCAGCGATGCGCTGGGTGGCGACCTTGCCGCAGCTATGGCAACGACCATTGCTCGGCGCGATCAACCGGCTGCGCGCCACCGCACCCGCCGCTCTCGGCCAACCGTTTGAACGGCCATAA